A genomic window from Candidatus Obscuribacterales bacterium includes:
- a CDS encoding P-II family nitrogen regulator, whose translation MELITAIIQPFMLDRLTRTLRMQEITGYTVTELKGSVLNLNDSADYLQPRVKVEIAVNNEESSNIIQLISKTVRTHQEGDGIIYSVSLNSFSNIQTGLTGPEALAKQQKKD comes from the coding sequence ATGGAATTGATTACGGCAATCATTCAACCATTCATGCTGGATCGCCTCACTCGAACCTTGCGTATGCAGGAGATTACCGGCTACACCGTTACGGAATTAAAAGGTTCAGTACTAAACTTAAATGACTCGGCTGACTATTTGCAGCCGCGTGTTAAAGTCGAGATAGCAGTCAACAATGAAGAATCTTCAAATATAATCCAACTGATTAGTAAAACAGTGAGAACGCATCAGGAAGGAGATGGCATCATTTACTCAGTTTCGTTGAATAGTTTTTCCAATATTCAAACGGGATTGACAGGACCGGAAGCTTTGGCCAAGCAGCAAAAAAAGGATTAG
- a CDS encoding efflux RND transporter periplasmic adaptor subunit: MRRITILLITVLISGCTQSTSTIPTSDSKGKDICAPLMLTDSELSSIGFTDAVASVRTVPVKLNLVGTIQANPNLTTPINSLVPGRIENVFVQHGDVVRKGQILAQIRSDEVGELESDYLSKLVDLDSQRKTANLQLALKQKIYDRRAVLLSEKIAARAEFELAESDLEEARLDLAAIDEKIQAAYRSTKERIGLYGLSESELNRLNKARTIKAVFDVVSPRAGIIIDREADPGEMVESGKNLFEVSDLSHVWLVAQVFEKDLRFMRKYLPVEVVVDSFPDEKFYGLIDFVGAQIDPESRTLNIRATISNPGIRLKPEMFAEIVVQTGLSSGLVIPQASVQTIGEVSVVYIVKDKNHFEERQIRTGQTSGDLVEVTQGLKPGERVVVKGSLQLLGQSVKRAKE; encoded by the coding sequence ATGCGTAGAATCACGATTCTTCTTATTACTGTCCTGATTTCTGGTTGTACGCAATCGACATCTACTATTCCGACCTCGGATTCAAAGGGCAAAGATATCTGTGCGCCGCTAATGCTCACGGATAGTGAATTGTCTAGTATTGGATTTACAGATGCAGTTGCTTCCGTGCGGACGGTGCCGGTGAAGCTGAATTTGGTAGGGACCATTCAGGCTAATCCCAACTTAACGACACCGATTAATTCTCTGGTGCCCGGTCGGATTGAAAATGTATTTGTCCAACACGGCGATGTTGTGAGAAAAGGACAGATTCTTGCACAAATTCGCAGCGACGAAGTGGGCGAGTTGGAAAGCGATTATTTGTCGAAATTAGTTGACCTGGATTCTCAGCGCAAGACCGCGAATTTACAATTGGCTTTAAAGCAAAAGATATATGATCGTAGAGCGGTTTTACTCAGTGAAAAAATTGCCGCGAGGGCGGAATTTGAGCTTGCAGAAAGCGACTTAGAGGAAGCTAGGCTAGACCTGGCTGCAATTGACGAGAAGATACAAGCAGCCTATAGATCTACCAAAGAAAGGATAGGCTTGTATGGTTTGTCTGAAAGTGAGTTGAATAGATTGAACAAGGCTCGTACTATAAAAGCTGTGTTTGATGTCGTATCGCCGCGAGCCGGGATTATTATAGATCGTGAGGCAGATCCAGGCGAAATGGTTGAGTCTGGTAAGAACTTATTTGAAGTTTCTGATTTATCGCACGTATGGCTTGTTGCCCAAGTCTTCGAGAAGGATTTGCGCTTCATGCGAAAGTATTTGCCAGTCGAAGTTGTTGTAGATAGTTTTCCTGATGAAAAATTTTACGGACTAATTGATTTTGTTGGCGCACAAATTGATCCGGAGTCCAGAACATTGAATATTAGAGCAACAATTAGCAATCCGGGAATAAGACTTAAGCCTGAGATGTTTGCCGAAATTGTAGTTCAAACAGGTTTGTCTAGTGGATTAGTAATCCCGCAGGCATCAGTGCAAACAATTGGAGAAGTATCAGTAGTGTACATAGTTAAGGATAAAAATCATTTTGAGGAAAGGCAAATTCGTACCGGGCAAACCTCTGGAGATTTAGTAGAGGTTACGCAAGGATTAAAGCCGGGCGAAAGAGTGGTCGTCAAAGGAAGTTTGCAATTGTTGGGTCAGTCGGTAAAACGAGCGAAGGAGTAA
- a CDS encoding TolC family protein, which produces MAFIAYFLLFFILTTTPTFSMQAGASMPAAKTDSDSSVQLRPALTPSPSLQVAPDSALKANPQSTTSNGTMTDKGIVLPSVDLSQSSMPATDATQPTATSTSGQPMLKGTAVKTVTISQALNDALMNNPRTEAIRKQLGITKSAYWQALTFPNPSLVLINGYGSLSFQQAVNVPIEPPWKVLFRLLVAKRQVAQTKLEIARDLWKFRADIRRSFTELALAQETAETLSDLSQLAEKLLDVAQKRFNAGDVPELDVLKARLATSQANIELRQGNMRATRAAQQLNVVMANPVENSINVPRLPLFRLKASKERAEELSTAERNDLLPDFSKPVPPLSEFITLAQNNRLELKIINKQINVASAQLKAAFGNIIPTPEFMWGRDFSGNPPVPETGSDATVGLLFNVLVQLPVLDFQQGQITQLRATIKQLRAQLLGQKNIVIGEVSSAYNNLITARQRILEYQEHVLFDSYEVARLARRSYEVGQSDITATLTAQQANVAVRRDYLNAIMDYQLAFTDLEQAINVPLQ; this is translated from the coding sequence ATGGCATTTATCGCCTACTTCCTTTTGTTTTTCATTCTTACTACAACGCCTACATTCAGCATGCAGGCAGGCGCCAGCATGCCTGCGGCAAAAACTGATTCTGATTCATCGGTGCAATTGCGTCCGGCGTTAACTCCATCACCAAGCCTACAGGTGGCTCCCGATTCGGCATTGAAAGCGAATCCGCAGTCAACAACCAGCAATGGAACAATGACAGACAAAGGTATCGTTTTACCGTCTGTCGACCTATCACAATCATCAATGCCGGCAACAGACGCAACACAACCCACTGCTACTAGCACCAGTGGGCAACCGATGTTGAAAGGCACTGCAGTAAAGACAGTGACTATTAGCCAAGCACTAAATGATGCGCTTATGAATAACCCACGGACAGAAGCGATACGAAAACAACTTGGAATTACAAAGTCAGCGTATTGGCAAGCCCTCACTTTTCCCAATCCAAGCTTGGTCTTGATCAATGGATACGGTAGCTTGAGCTTCCAGCAAGCAGTCAACGTTCCAATTGAGCCACCATGGAAAGTACTTTTCAGATTGCTGGTAGCCAAGCGCCAAGTGGCACAAACAAAATTGGAAATCGCTCGCGACCTTTGGAAGTTCCGCGCCGACATCCGCCGCAGCTTCACCGAACTTGCACTCGCACAAGAAACGGCAGAAACGCTCTCTGATCTTTCTCAACTTGCCGAAAAACTTTTAGATGTTGCACAAAAACGATTCAATGCAGGCGACGTACCCGAGTTGGATGTTTTAAAAGCACGCCTGGCAACGTCACAAGCCAATATCGAATTGCGACAAGGAAACATGCGCGCCACAAGAGCAGCACAACAACTCAACGTAGTCATGGCCAATCCGGTCGAAAACAGCATTAACGTCCCGCGATTACCGCTTTTTCGATTAAAAGCAAGCAAAGAACGTGCAGAGGAATTATCTACCGCCGAAAGAAATGATTTACTGCCGGACTTTTCCAAGCCAGTGCCACCGCTTAGTGAATTCATCACCCTAGCGCAAAACAATCGCCTCGAACTCAAAATCATCAACAAACAAATTAATGTAGCCAGCGCACAGCTAAAAGCAGCATTCGGCAATATCATTCCAACACCCGAATTCATGTGGGGTCGTGACTTTTCAGGCAACCCGCCGGTTCCCGAGACTGGATCTGACGCCACCGTCGGTCTGTTATTCAACGTGCTGGTTCAACTGCCAGTTCTAGATTTTCAGCAAGGACAAATTACTCAATTGCGGGCAACAATTAAACAATTGAGAGCTCAATTGCTAGGACAGAAAAATATCGTCATCGGCGAAGTTTCATCTGCATACAACAATCTCATCACAGCCAGACAACGTATCCTCGAGTATCAAGAACACGTTCTCTTTGACTCATACGAAGTAGCACGTCTGGCACGACGGAGTTATGAGGTGGGTCAGTCTGACATTACAGCTACATTGACCGCTCAACAAGCAAACGTGGCAGTACGCAGAGATTACCTAAACGCTATCATGGACTATCAACTAGCCTTCACGGATCTAGAGCAAGCAATTAACGTACCATTGCAATAA
- a CDS encoding CusA/CzcA family heavy metal efflux RND transporter, producing the protein MQNLVASFIGTALKGKYLTLGCVALLVIAGVIAWRMLPIEAYPELANPQVRVITIVPGKGAEEVERLITVPLEKEMNGIPGQTALRSLSLYGLSVVISTFSDNSQTALARQQVLERIHQADLPDGIEPHLEPDVGSLREIYRYYLSSPYYSAMGLRSIQQWDLEKLFRQIPGVIGVVSEGGQTKTFQINVDPYRLRAFNVSLEQVFIAVEKSNDSTGGGFIERNGNALIVRELGLLKNEDDIGNVVIRTNAEGVPTRVKDVASVTIGPMVRRGQVGKDYDDEIVEGILLLRRGENPTQVLKSVKEHLPEVIARLPAGVKLVPLYDRDILMKQTLATVGFNIFAGITLVVILLAVFLVDVRSALITACVIPISMLIAFICLTLLGVPANLLSLGAIDFGILVDSSVVMTENIVRRLSKEGRDMNVQERLYLLAESAREVGGPIIFGIVVIIATFMPIFSFSGVEGKLFRPLATTMVSALIGAGLVSLAVVPVLCSIFLVKKPLEEKQSPIVKIARRLYEPSLNWALKHSHAVIGIAVLTIVISGLLFVNLGSEFLPHLEEGNIWLRATIKPGSVTLEESAKIGRQVRLALLKFPEVKQVISQVGGPDDGTDPARFADQEYYIDLLPAKKWRGQFHENKDLLIKAMRQDLETIPGVGYYFTQYIQTTLDEALSGVQGSLVAKIAGPDLAELEKLADKVGHIMSKTPGIVDVIVDPLLGQPQFVIKINQQEAARYGLNEHDLRDLVEIAVAGKSATKIIEGERRFDVVVRFAAPFRSTEESLEQILIDTPNSQRVPLSQLATLEQVNGATQIWRESGYRMATIRANVRGRDLATAVKDAQRRVASAIVLPEGYRVQWSGEFQRQKEATHQLAIVLPVTLVVIVTILYLSSGTLGGALVIFSVIPLAALGALLALHLTGTYFSIAAGVGLIALFGLAVKNGILLVAFVNELRHEGFSVAEAVYQGALTRMRPVLMTATIAAAGLMPAAMSTEIGAQTQRPFAIVIIGGLISCTLLSLYVLPALYLKFSPSPGRPAGTKSTDLEEAVDA; encoded by the coding sequence ATGCAAAATTTGGTTGCTAGTTTTATCGGAACAGCGCTAAAGGGCAAATACCTTACTCTGGGTTGTGTTGCTTTACTTGTAATTGCTGGTGTAATTGCTTGGAGAATGCTGCCTATTGAGGCTTATCCGGAGTTGGCTAATCCTCAAGTTAGGGTGATCACTATAGTCCCTGGAAAAGGTGCCGAAGAAGTCGAACGCTTAATTACAGTGCCGCTGGAAAAGGAAATGAATGGCATTCCAGGACAGACTGCTTTGAGATCTTTATCTTTATATGGTTTGTCTGTAGTAATTTCAACATTTAGCGATAACTCCCAGACAGCGCTCGCTCGGCAGCAGGTTCTTGAACGGATTCATCAGGCTGACTTGCCGGATGGTATAGAGCCTCACTTGGAGCCGGATGTTGGCTCGCTAAGGGAAATCTATCGCTACTATTTATCCAGTCCCTACTACTCTGCTATGGGTTTGCGTTCGATTCAACAATGGGACTTAGAAAAGCTTTTTCGGCAAATCCCGGGAGTTATTGGTGTTGTTAGTGAAGGTGGGCAAACCAAGACTTTTCAAATTAACGTAGATCCATATAGGTTACGAGCATTCAATGTAAGTTTGGAGCAAGTATTTATTGCTGTAGAAAAATCCAATGACAGCACGGGTGGCGGATTCATCGAACGAAATGGAAATGCTCTCATCGTACGTGAATTGGGACTTTTAAAAAATGAGGACGACATAGGGAATGTCGTAATTAGGACAAACGCCGAGGGAGTTCCTACACGCGTAAAGGATGTGGCTTCCGTAACAATTGGACCTATGGTACGTCGTGGGCAAGTTGGGAAAGACTATGACGATGAGATTGTAGAAGGCATATTGTTGCTTCGAAGAGGCGAGAATCCTACCCAGGTGTTGAAGTCCGTGAAAGAGCATTTGCCGGAAGTTATTGCGAGGCTGCCGGCCGGCGTCAAGCTAGTGCCTTTGTATGACCGCGATATTCTGATGAAGCAGACGCTAGCTACAGTTGGTTTCAATATTTTTGCCGGTATTACTCTCGTTGTTATTTTGTTGGCAGTATTTCTCGTTGATGTACGGTCTGCTCTTATCACGGCTTGTGTCATTCCAATTTCTATGCTCATAGCTTTTATTTGCTTGACTCTTTTGGGAGTGCCGGCAAATTTATTAAGTCTTGGCGCAATTGATTTCGGTATCTTAGTTGATAGCTCTGTAGTGATGACCGAAAACATTGTTAGACGTTTGTCTAAAGAAGGACGTGATATGAACGTTCAAGAGCGCCTATATCTCTTGGCTGAGTCTGCTCGTGAGGTAGGAGGACCAATTATTTTCGGTATTGTCGTAATTATCGCTACGTTTATGCCGATATTCAGTTTCTCGGGAGTAGAAGGAAAATTGTTTCGGCCACTGGCGACTACGATGGTCAGCGCTTTAATTGGTGCAGGTCTTGTGTCGCTGGCGGTAGTGCCGGTACTGTGTTCTATTTTTTTGGTGAAGAAGCCATTAGAAGAGAAACAGAGTCCAATTGTTAAGATTGCCCGTCGTCTGTATGAACCAAGTTTGAACTGGGCGCTAAAACATTCTCACGCTGTAATTGGAATTGCGGTTCTGACGATTGTCATTTCCGGCTTGCTCTTCGTGAATCTTGGAAGCGAGTTTCTACCGCATTTGGAAGAGGGTAATATTTGGTTGAGAGCTACTATTAAGCCCGGCAGTGTGACTTTGGAAGAATCGGCTAAGATAGGCAGGCAAGTGAGACTAGCTCTGCTGAAGTTCCCTGAAGTCAAACAGGTGATTTCCCAGGTGGGTGGTCCTGATGATGGAACTGATCCAGCGAGATTTGCTGATCAGGAATATTACATTGACCTTCTGCCGGCCAAAAAATGGCGCGGACAGTTTCATGAGAACAAAGACCTACTTATAAAGGCAATGCGTCAAGATTTGGAAACTATTCCTGGTGTTGGCTATTACTTTACACAATATATTCAAACGACTCTTGATGAAGCCTTATCCGGCGTACAAGGCTCTCTTGTCGCGAAAATAGCCGGCCCTGACTTGGCAGAATTGGAAAAATTAGCCGACAAAGTTGGTCACATAATGTCGAAGACGCCTGGAATTGTGGATGTAATTGTTGACCCGCTTTTAGGACAGCCGCAGTTCGTAATTAAGATCAATCAGCAAGAAGCGGCACGTTATGGACTTAATGAACACGATTTGCGCGACCTGGTGGAAATAGCAGTCGCTGGAAAATCGGCGACCAAGATTATCGAGGGCGAAAGACGTTTTGATGTGGTCGTGCGTTTTGCTGCTCCCTTTAGATCAACTGAAGAATCGCTTGAGCAAATCCTTATTGATACTCCAAATTCGCAAAGAGTTCCTCTATCGCAATTAGCAACACTGGAACAAGTCAATGGTGCCACGCAAATTTGGCGAGAGTCTGGTTATCGAATGGCTACCATTCGAGCAAATGTACGGGGTCGTGACTTGGCTACTGCTGTTAAAGATGCACAGCGGCGTGTTGCTTCGGCGATTGTTCTGCCTGAAGGATATCGCGTTCAATGGAGCGGTGAATTTCAAAGGCAAAAAGAGGCAACACACCAATTAGCGATTGTTCTGCCTGTGACATTAGTTGTAATTGTTACTATCCTCTATCTCTCGTCTGGAACGCTGGGCGGAGCCCTGGTAATCTTTTCCGTGATACCGCTTGCTGCTCTTGGAGCGCTATTGGCCTTGCACCTCACTGGTACTTACTTTTCCATTGCTGCCGGCGTTGGACTAATTGCCTTATTTGGATTAGCTGTTAAAAATGGCATTCTTCTTGTGGCTTTTGTTAATGAATTAAGACACGAAGGATTTTCGGTTGCGGAGGCTGTTTATCAAGGAGCACTGACCCGGATGAGACCGGTTCTAATGACAGCAACAATTGCTGCTGCTGGATTGATGCCGGCAGCAATGTCAACGGAGATTGGTGCGCAGACACAGAGGCCTTTTGCTATCGTAATAATTGGCGGGTTAATTTCTTGTACACTACTTTCGTTATACGTATTGCCGGCGCTTTATCTCAAATTCTCTCCCAGCCCTGGCAGACCCGCAGGCACCAAGAGTACCGACCTAGAGGAGGCAGTTGATGCGTAG
- a CDS encoding CusA/CzcA family heavy metal efflux RND transporter — protein sequence MLDKIITFALTQRLLIAFAMLCLICAGIWAVYQIPVDSFPDVSNVQVQVITEPERMATEEVETLVTFPLETSLNGLPKIKQIRSNSSFGLSVVTAIFEDDADVYFCRQLVYERINQMNFNLPEGEIRPVLGPVLTSFSNVFMYYLKSDRYDLTDLRTMQDWLVARRLRAVRGVGNVVSYGGYVKQYQVIVSPNKLRGYGLTVADVIHALAENNANAGGNFIEQGGEEIIIRGLGRIQKEADIGTIVLKSVGGTPVKISNVAEIVVGSAFRRGSASMDGKGEVVTGIVQTRKGANTKASVEAIRKEIAHIQKDLPEGVEIVPYYDQSHLVNQTIETVKEILIFSSGLVVIVLMAMLMHIRSAIIVCAIIPLSLLFSFIMMKFTGLSANLMTLGAVDFGVIVDSGVVMVENIYRHLAEASHHQPGKKLDTWKIILEGAKEVGRPIFFAIGIIISVYIPLFTLEGVEGKMFHPLALSFIYAISGALIVSLTIIPVLCFWAMKKPLVERESPVLTFAKRHYTPILKAALNNPQKTMGISVLVLVASLLLVPLLGSEFVPTLDEGPILLRTKLSASVSHTESRRIAAIVEKMIKNFPEVTEVVSRIGRSGMGSDLDGVDNADVSVGLKPKSEWKTAHTKEELVNKMAAQLDKIPGLVYSFSQPIADMIDDLIAGIKADLGIKIFGDDIYTIDSLAGKVQRVVSSVKGAADMQREHILGLPQLNIKIKREEIARHGINVSDIQTIIETAIAGEVVTQVVEGTKRFGLLVRFPYDYRENMEDIQNILVTTPDGGKIPLKQLADFELDRGLVMLNREDGQRRTAVLANVRGRDLGSFVAEAQAKVNKEIQLPKGYHIEWGGQFENQQRAMARLCIVVPVVLLLIFILLFVTFNSLKNAGLIMLVVPFSLIGGILALFITRQVLSVPAVIGFIALFGVAVQNGVILVSYIMQLQKHGYPVQEAVLDGAHVRLRPVLMTALVAIMGLVPKVLSSGTGAEIQRPLATVVLGGLISATILTLVVLPALYELFNQPEEER from the coding sequence ATGCTGGACAAAATAATCACATTTGCCCTGACTCAGAGATTACTGATTGCCTTTGCTATGCTCTGTTTGATTTGTGCAGGTATCTGGGCTGTTTACCAAATTCCTGTTGACTCCTTTCCCGATGTTAGCAACGTCCAGGTTCAGGTGATAACGGAACCAGAACGCATGGCGACGGAAGAGGTGGAGACGCTTGTAACCTTTCCTCTTGAGACATCGCTCAATGGCTTGCCGAAAATCAAACAGATCCGCTCGAATTCCAGCTTCGGTTTGTCTGTTGTTACAGCCATATTTGAAGATGATGCCGATGTGTATTTCTGCCGTCAGCTAGTTTATGAACGCATCAATCAGATGAACTTCAATTTGCCGGAAGGCGAAATACGCCCGGTTTTGGGACCAGTGTTGACTAGCTTTAGTAATGTATTTATGTACTACCTAAAGTCGGATCGTTACGATTTGACCGATTTGCGCACCATGCAAGATTGGCTGGTTGCTAGAAGACTGAGAGCCGTCAGGGGCGTAGGGAATGTTGTCTCTTATGGTGGATACGTAAAGCAATATCAGGTAATTGTTTCGCCGAATAAACTACGCGGTTATGGACTAACGGTAGCAGATGTCATTCATGCATTGGCTGAAAACAATGCTAACGCCGGCGGTAACTTCATTGAGCAAGGCGGCGAAGAAATAATTATTCGTGGGTTGGGTCGAATTCAAAAGGAAGCCGATATCGGCACTATCGTTTTGAAATCTGTAGGCGGCACACCGGTCAAAATATCCAACGTTGCTGAGATTGTGGTGGGGTCGGCATTCCGTCGTGGATCCGCATCTATGGATGGGAAAGGCGAAGTAGTTACAGGCATCGTTCAGACTCGCAAGGGCGCAAATACCAAGGCTTCGGTTGAAGCTATTCGCAAAGAAATAGCCCACATTCAAAAAGACTTGCCGGAAGGTGTAGAAATAGTCCCATATTATGACCAGTCACACCTTGTAAATCAGACCATCGAGACCGTAAAAGAGATTCTGATTTTTAGTAGCGGACTCGTTGTCATTGTATTGATGGCAATGCTGATGCACATTCGCAGTGCAATTATTGTTTGTGCAATCATTCCGTTATCGTTGCTATTTAGCTTCATTATGATGAAGTTCACCGGCTTGTCAGCCAACCTTATGACTCTGGGAGCCGTGGACTTTGGTGTGATTGTTGATTCCGGCGTGGTGATGGTGGAGAACATCTATCGACATTTAGCTGAAGCCAGCCACCATCAACCAGGCAAGAAATTAGACACATGGAAAATTATTTTGGAAGGAGCCAAGGAAGTAGGCAGACCAATCTTCTTTGCTATCGGCATAATTATTTCAGTTTATATTCCACTATTTACGCTTGAAGGCGTGGAAGGAAAGATGTTCCATCCACTTGCGCTTTCCTTTATTTATGCCATTTCCGGTGCTTTGATTGTGTCTCTGACAATTATTCCTGTCTTGTGTTTCTGGGCAATGAAAAAGCCTTTGGTTGAACGTGAGAGCCCAGTGCTGACTTTTGCCAAGCGTCATTACACGCCAATCTTAAAGGCTGCATTGAATAACCCGCAAAAGACAATGGGCATTTCTGTACTGGTGCTCGTTGCCAGTCTGTTGCTGGTACCGCTCTTGGGTTCTGAATTCGTGCCAACATTGGACGAAGGACCAATTCTACTTAGAACCAAATTGTCTGCCAGCGTCTCGCATACCGAATCGCGTCGAATTGCTGCTATTGTCGAGAAGATGATCAAGAATTTTCCTGAGGTCACGGAGGTCGTTTCTCGAATTGGTCGATCTGGAATGGGATCCGATCTTGATGGTGTGGACAACGCGGATGTATCTGTTGGTCTTAAGCCGAAATCAGAGTGGAAGACAGCGCACACCAAAGAAGAACTAGTCAACAAAATGGCGGCACAGCTGGACAAGATACCGGGACTTGTATATAGCTTCTCGCAGCCAATTGCGGACATGATTGATGATTTGATTGCCGGCATCAAGGCTGACTTGGGCATCAAGATATTCGGTGATGATATTTACACTATCGACAGCCTGGCCGGTAAAGTGCAAAGAGTCGTCTCAAGTGTTAAAGGTGCTGCTGATATGCAGCGAGAACATATTCTTGGTCTGCCTCAACTTAATATCAAAATCAAGCGGGAAGAAATTGCTAGGCATGGCATCAACGTGTCTGACATTCAAACTATTATCGAGACAGCGATTGCCGGTGAAGTCGTGACACAAGTCGTTGAAGGAACAAAGAGATTTGGCTTGTTGGTGCGCTTCCCTTATGACTATCGCGAAAACATGGAAGACATTCAGAATATTTTGGTTACGACTCCTGACGGCGGTAAGATTCCGCTCAAGCAGTTAGCTGATTTCGAATTGGATCGTGGTTTGGTAATGCTTAATCGCGAGGACGGACAGCGCAGAACGGCTGTGCTGGCAAATGTGCGCGGACGAGATTTGGGAAGCTTTGTTGCTGAGGCGCAGGCAAAGGTTAATAAGGAAATTCAATTGCCCAAGGGATATCACATCGAGTGGGGTGGACAGTTTGAAAATCAACAACGAGCTATGGCTCGTTTGTGCATTGTTGTTCCGGTTGTGCTTTTGCTCATCTTCATTCTTCTGTTTGTAACTTTCAACTCTCTGAAGAATGCGGGACTGATTATGCTTGTTGTGCCATTTTCCCTCATTGGTGGCATTCTTGCGCTCTTTATTACTCGTCAGGTCTTGTCTGTGCCGGCTGTTATTGGATTCATTGCCCTCTTTGGTGTCGCCGTGCAAAATGGTGTGATCTTAGTTAGCTATATTATGCAATTGCAGAAACATGGTTATCCGGTGCAAGAAGCGGTATTGGATGGCGCTCATGTTCGATTGCGGCCCGTGTTAATGACTGCTCTCGTGGCTATTATGGGATTGGTTCCCAAAGTTCTATCTAGCGGTACAGGCGCCGAAATCCAAAGACCATTGGCGACGGTAGTGCTTGGTGGATTGATATCAGCTACGATTTTGACATTGGTTGTTCTGCCGGCCCTGTATGAGCTCTTTAATCAGCCAGAAGAAGAACGTTAA
- a CDS encoding efflux RND transporter periplasmic adaptor subunit, with product MFKTYKQAIFICAGLIVLAVMSWVIAAFSLQSNQEAEQKSDEKTENFIEVSNDVANEIAIRNEPIDQRKVSLTLRITGQIRPEVGKEVDINSRFSGRVIKVPVALGQKVSPGEVLATIDSREIGDLQAELIEARSKLEIARAHERREQQIYEEQLQRPAALIHAKAEFNQANTKLELSESEYRRQEQLHQEKIASTKEFLRSKAGYENAKADFSQAQQSLQREEHLFANRAMMRRDVDVAKAETKRADQHLSTLKQRLVFLGVPQSMVEDVIRQGKIQVLVPLISPANGVVTNIDVAVGEVLSPEKVAFTVTNLSSVVVAADLPEIDLARVKMDSPVRVKISSYPNEIFHGTINYISQVVDPETRTVKIRVTLPNESNRLKSNMFAVIDIDGDSADMLACPKSAIQERDGNKVVYVAVDGGYQERAIKTGRESETYVEVLSGLAPGEKVATQGSLMLKTELTYRH from the coding sequence ATGTTTAAGACATACAAGCAGGCAATTTTCATCTGTGCCGGTCTCATTGTGTTGGCAGTGATGTCCTGGGTTATTGCCGCTTTTAGTTTGCAGAGCAATCAGGAAGCAGAACAAAAGAGCGATGAAAAAACGGAGAATTTCATCGAAGTAAGCAATGATGTTGCCAATGAGATTGCCATCCGAAATGAACCGATAGACCAGCGAAAGGTGTCCCTAACCTTGCGCATTACCGGTCAAATTAGACCGGAAGTGGGCAAAGAGGTTGATATTAATTCACGGTTTAGTGGGCGGGTAATCAAGGTGCCCGTAGCTCTTGGTCAAAAGGTAAGTCCTGGCGAAGTCCTCGCCACTATCGACAGCCGCGAGATTGGTGATTTGCAGGCGGAGCTTATTGAGGCAAGGTCGAAGTTGGAAATTGCCCGGGCGCACGAGCGGCGCGAACAACAAATTTACGAAGAACAACTGCAGCGGCCGGCAGCGTTGATCCACGCTAAAGCTGAATTCAACCAAGCAAACACAAAGTTGGAATTGTCTGAGTCGGAATATCGCAGACAGGAGCAACTGCACCAAGAGAAGATTGCTTCGACAAAGGAATTCTTGCGCTCTAAGGCTGGTTATGAAAACGCCAAGGCGGACTTCTCGCAAGCCCAACAGAGTCTTCAACGCGAGGAGCACTTGTTTGCAAACCGGGCGATGATGAGACGAGATGTTGATGTCGCCAAAGCTGAGACAAAACGGGCTGACCAGCATTTGAGTACGTTGAAGCAACGACTGGTTTTTTTAGGTGTGCCGCAGAGCATGGTTGAAGACGTAATTCGACAAGGCAAAATACAGGTACTTGTACCTTTAATATCACCGGCAAATGGTGTCGTAACCAATATAGATGTTGCTGTTGGTGAAGTTCTAAGTCCAGAGAAAGTAGCTTTCACAGTCACCAATCTTAGTTCTGTAGTTGTTGCGGCAGATTTGCCGGAAATTGATTTGGCTAGAGTGAAAATGGATAGTCCGGTTCGGGTAAAGATTTCCAGCTATCCCAATGAAATTTTCCATGGCACCATTAATTACATAAGCCAAGTAGTTGATCCAGAAACACGCACGGTAAAGATTCGAGTCACGTTGCCAAATGAAAGCAACCGGCTGAAATCAAATATGTTCGCTGTAATTGATATTGATGGGGACTCGGCTGACATGTTGGCTTGTCCGAAGTCGGCAATTCAAGAACGCGACGGCAATAAGGTTGTCTATGTAGCTGTCGATGGTGGCTATCAAGAAAGAGCAATAAAGACCGGCAGGGAAAGCGAGACATATGTTGAAGTGTTGTCGGGTCTGGCTCCTGGTGAAAAGGTTGCTACACAGGGAAGTTTGATGCTTAAAACCGAGCTGACTTACAGGCACTAA